A single region of the Leptodactylus fuscus isolate aLepFus1 chromosome 5, aLepFus1.hap2, whole genome shotgun sequence genome encodes:
- the LOC142202539 gene encoding bone morphogenetic protein 7-like has translation MELRRSFRWVFNIFLSYILLRIVAADPAIRHASHPSFAQRTLKGHERREIQKEILSVLGLSHRPRPQFHGKQTSAPMFMMDLYNSLHIGEEQENVASPYDKQFLTDDETSFVGPDEVHFLDDADLVMSFVNLLEDVDVCPQCYSKELRFDLRDIPAGEQLTSGELKIYKDTIPYNKTYQISVYQVTRENAKTLPKLDTRVINGSYVGWLTFDLTAIRKDWVVNPQYNFGLQVMVETMDYKSIQPKAVCLVGQGGPQEKQPFLVAFFRSETVHPRSVRSTGGNHWNKYKVKESEEHEDLVLGDTTEDFMGSSAQTGQRSSIQACGRQELYVSFYELGWQDWIIAPEGYSAYYCDGECIVPLNSHMNATNHAIIQTLVHFINPQMVPKPCCAPTELQDVSVLYFDDGSNVRLKKYKNMVVQACGCQ, from the coding sequence ATGGAGTTACGAAGATCCTTCCGTTGGGTATTTAATATCTTCCTGTCTTACATCTTATTAAGAATTGTCGCAGCCGATCCAGCGATTCGCCATGCTAGTCATCCCAGTTTTGCACAGAGAACATTGAAAGGCCATGAACGGAGAGAGATCCAAAAAGAAATTTTATCGGTCTTGGGATTGTCGCACCGACCAAGGCCTCAATTCCATGGGAAGCAGACGTCTGCGCCAATGTTTATGATGGATTTGTACAATTCCCTGCATATCGGAGAAGAACAAGAGAACGTGGCCTCCCCTTACGATAAACAATTTCTTACAGACGATGAGACTTCATTCGTTGGCCCAGATGAAGTTCACTTTCTCGATGATGCAGATCTGGTCATGAGTTTTGTCAATTTGCTTGAGGACGTTGACGTTTGCCCTCAATGCTACAGTAAGGAACTGAGGTTTGATCTTCGAGACATTCCTGCCGGGGAACAGTTGACATCTGGAGAGCTAAAGATATATAAAGACACAATTCCATATAATAAAACCTACCAGATAAGCGTCTACCAAGTGACGCGAGAAAACGCCAAGACGTTGCCGAAGCTTGATACCCGAGTCATCAATGGATCGTACGTTGGGTGGTTGACATTTGATCTTACGGCTATAAGGAAAGACTGGGTTGTGAATCCACAGTATAATTTTGGCCTACAAGTAATGGTGGAGACGATGGACTACAAAAGCATCCAACCCAAAGCTGTCTGTTTAGTTGGCCAAGGCGGTCCTCAGGAGAAGCAGCCATTTCTAGTGGCATTTTTTAGATCTGAAACAGTCCACCCCCGTAGTGTAAGGTCAACCGGTGGAAATCATTGGAATAAATACAAAGTAAAGGAATCTGAGGAACATGAAGATCTTGTATTAGGAGACACTACAGAGGACTTCATGGGCAGCAGTGCTCAGACTGGCCAACGTTCCTCTATACAGGCCTGCGGGAGGCAGGAACTATACGTCAGCTTCTATGAACTCGGGTGGCAAGATTGGATCATTGCCCCAGAAGGCTACTCGGCCTATTACTGCGATGGGGAATGTATTGTTCCTCTGAACTCTCACATGAATGCCACCAACCATGCCATTATCCAAACTCTGGTCCATTTTATTAACCCACAGATGGTTCCTAAGCCATGTTGTGCCCCTACGGAGCTCCAGGACGTCTCAGTCTTGTATTTTGATGACGGCTCCAATGTTAGACTAAAGAAGTATAAAAACATGGTGGTTCAGGCCTGTGGCTGTCAGTAG